A region of Fibrobacter succinogenes subsp. succinogenes S85 DNA encodes the following proteins:
- a CDS encoding O-acetyl-ADP-ribose deacetylase, producing the protein MINIEVIQGDITKLKVDAIVNAANCSLLGGGGVDGAIHRAAGPELLQACIPLKGCETGHAKITPGFKLPAKFVIHTPGPVYRDGQHGEPALLESCYKSCLALAEENNCETVAFPAISTGVYGYPWKEATEIAVNTVHDYPARNIKKVIFCCFSAQMKKIYQEVLQRV; encoded by the coding sequence ATGATCAATATTGAAGTTATCCAGGGTGATATCACCAAGCTTAAAGTCGATGCCATCGTGAATGCGGCAAACTGTTCGCTGTTAGGTGGCGGCGGTGTTGATGGGGCAATTCATCGTGCGGCAGGTCCGGAACTTTTGCAGGCGTGTATTCCCCTGAAAGGTTGCGAAACGGGTCATGCTAAAATCACTCCTGGGTTTAAGCTCCCGGCAAAGTTTGTGATTCATACCCCGGGACCGGTTTATCGTGACGGTCAGCATGGTGAACCTGCGCTTTTGGAATCGTGCTATAAAAGCTGCCTTGCTCTTGCCGAAGAGAATAATTGTGAGACTGTTGCCTTCCCCGCTATTTCTACCGGCGTTTATGGATACCCTTGGAAAGAAGCAACCGAAATAGCCGTGAATACGGTCCACGACTATCCTGCACGGAATATCAAGAAGGTCATCTTCTGTTGCTTCAGCGCGCAAATGAAAAAAATCTATCAAGAAGTTTTGCAGCGAGTTTAG
- a CDS encoding pyridoxamine 5'-phosphate oxidase family protein, with translation MEEVKNFIKECGAYFLATVDGDEPKVRPFGTIEIFEGKLYIQTGKSKNVSKQIQKNGKVQLCAMNKTCNKWLRLSGTLVRDDRREPKVHMLEAYPELKRMYSPDDENTEVLYFKDATATFCSFTEAPRTIKF, from the coding sequence ATGGAAGAAGTTAAAAACTTTATCAAGGAATGTGGTGCCTATTTCCTCGCAACGGTTGATGGTGACGAGCCGAAAGTACGCCCGTTCGGTACTATTGAAATTTTTGAGGGCAAGCTCTACATCCAGACTGGTAAGTCCAAGAACGTTTCGAAGCAGATCCAGAAAAACGGCAAGGTTCAGCTTTGCGCCATGAATAAGACTTGCAATAAGTGGTTGCGCTTGAGCGGAACGCTCGTCCGTGATGATCGCCGTGAACCCAAGGTCCATATGCTTGAAGCCTACCCTGAACTCAAGCGTATGTATTCCCCGGACGATGAAAACACCGAAGTTCTCTACTTCAAGGATGCTACCGCCACGTTCTGCAGCTTCACTGAAGCACCGCGTACCATAAAGTTCTAA
- a CDS encoding DUF4328 domain-containing protein, producing the protein MQDNTKRGERALFWMKAIFVIFILYFFWSSPINAIFPGTNDNTVTASVLVRIAFGALVSLGMLFSLIAFLVSFLSWLHRAIANLRVISVTDFSPMGAVLLTCIPLVGFVLHFWIFNDMVARQQDCMHERGILKDRFPKKFLIGWVLASVGCLALMFIGFSSPTGQEIRGLTENILTVVSVGLYIKCFMFYIAQERELYNVHTETLFRKRVDEIIREREIERAADQLRDKQ; encoded by the coding sequence ATGCAGGACAATACGAAACGTGGCGAGCGCGCACTTTTTTGGATGAAGGCCATCTTTGTTATATTCATCCTTTACTTTTTTTGGAGCTCGCCCATTAATGCAATCTTTCCTGGTACGAATGATAATACCGTGACTGCTTCGGTTTTGGTTCGTATTGCCTTCGGTGCTTTGGTGAGCTTGGGAATGCTTTTTTCTCTGATTGCATTTTTGGTCAGCTTCTTATCGTGGCTGCATCGTGCTATTGCAAATTTGCGAGTTATATCAGTAACAGACTTTTCGCCTATGGGAGCAGTTCTCCTCACTTGCATCCCCCTTGTAGGTTTCGTCTTGCATTTTTGGATCTTCAATGACATGGTTGCACGCCAACAGGATTGCATGCATGAACGTGGAATTTTGAAGGATCGTTTCCCGAAAAAGTTTTTGATTGGATGGGTCTTGGCTTCGGTCGGGTGTTTGGCCCTGATGTTTATCGGTTTCAGCAGTCCTACCGGTCAAGAGATTCGTGGGTTGACTGAAAATATTTTAACTGTCGTGAGCGTTGGCCTGTACATCAAATGCTTCATGTTTTACATTGCTCAAGAACGTGAACTTTATAATGTTCACACAGAAACGCTTTTCCGCAAGCGTGTCGATGAAATTATTCGCGAACGCGAAATTGAACGTGCCGCTGACCAGCTCCGCGACAAACAATAA
- a CDS encoding LemA family protein yields MKKALIAVIVVVVILLIIVGKGIGTYNNIIALEEGVKTQWAQVENTYQRRFDLIPNLVSTVQGEANFEKSTLTEVMDMRSRMGGTIKLDESLMNDEAALKRFQEMQGTLSGALQRLMAVSENYPDLKSNKSFQELRVQLEGAENRIAVERKRYNETVQAYNTTIRQFPTNIVAGFAGASPKALFSADAAASVAPKVQFDIK; encoded by the coding sequence ATGAAAAAAGCTTTAATCGCCGTTATCGTTGTCGTCGTCATCCTGCTCATCATCGTCGGGAAAGGCATCGGCACATACAACAACATCATCGCCCTTGAAGAAGGCGTCAAGACACAGTGGGCTCAAGTCGAAAACACCTACCAGCGCCGTTTTGACCTCATCCCGAATCTCGTCAGCACCGTGCAAGGCGAAGCCAACTTCGAAAAGAGCACCCTCACCGAAGTCATGGATATGCGCAGCCGCATGGGCGGAACCATCAAGCTCGACGAAAGCCTCATGAACGACGAAGCCGCACTCAAGCGCTTCCAAGAAATGCAAGGCACCCTCAGCGGAGCCCTCCAGCGCCTTATGGCCGTCTCCGAAAACTATCCGGATCTCAAGAGCAACAAGAGTTTCCAGGAACTCCGCGTACAACTTGAAGGCGCCGAAAACCGCATCGCTGTTGAACGCAAGCGCTACAACGAAACCGTGCAGGCATACAACACCACCATTCGCCAGTTCCCGACAAACATCGTCGCCGGATTCGCAGGCGCCTCCCCGAAAGCCCTCTTCTCAGCTGACGCAGCCGCAAGCGTAGCCCCGAAAGTTCAGTTTGATATAAAATAA